In Hemitrygon akajei chromosome 17, sHemAka1.3, whole genome shotgun sequence, one DNA window encodes the following:
- the LOC140740938 gene encoding tyrosine-protein phosphatase non-receptor type substrate 1-like isoform X2, translating to MPERQIIWMGRSIIFHCIIPLTYDQSRIEVRWRKQGENEYLQNEVTGRKRLVSKNKGGGYFELLNATIQDSGIYQCVVMRDGKTIGEGDGSDLKVCAAPTPLKFSSRALRNSSATLVLVCETAEFYPRELNITWYKNGAPATTDISTFKQENTEGLFKVSSFFQFPVSTSEVNGTVCICLVQHISLRTPAIAIYTVPNSYRELDGKFKLIWASGCAIGGMAILILLIIAGKKCIFMNKSKHGDTDTADHEDLVEENKILTYAAVDTRNSNQKWRQKGEDEASYAQVKQESVREGLTYATVKLSGSAKTEKLKTKSKDTEYAKLQSAKP from the exons ATGCCAGAGCGACAGATTATATGGATGGGACgaagcatcattttccattgcATAATCCCTCTTACGTATGACCAGTCAAGAATTGAAGTTCGCTGGCGGAAGCAGGGGGAGAATGAATATCTACAAAATGAAGTTACTGGCAGGAAGAGATTAGTCAGCAAAAATAAAGGAGGGGGCTATTTTGAACTGCTGAACGCGACTATCCAGGATTCGGGAATCTATCAGTGCGTAGTCATGCGTGACGGAAAAACCATTGGAGAAGGAGACGGATCAGATCTGAAAGTGTGCG CTGCTCCAACTCCATTGAAGTTTTCATCCAGGGCACTCAGGAACTCATCTGCGACTTTGGTACTTGTGTGTGAAACGGCTGAGTTTTACCCGAGAGAATTAAATATTACGTGGTATAAAAACGGTGCTCCAGCGACAACAGATATAAGTACCTTTAAACAAGAAAATACTGAAGGGTTGTTTAAAGTTTCCAGTTTCTTCCAGTTTCCAGTTTCCACTTCAGAGGTGAACGGGACTGTTTGCATATGTTTGGTGCAACATATCTCACTAAGGACTCCTGCAATTGCTATCTACACCGTTCCCAATTCTTACCGAG AACTCGATGGCAAATTTAAACTCATCTGGGCTTCTGGATGCGCAATCGGTGGTATGGCAATTTTGATACTTCTAATTATCGCTGGCAAGAAGTGCATTTTCATGAATAAAA GTAAGCACGGAGATACTGATACTGCCGACCATGAAGATTTG GTTGAAGAGAATAAGATACTGACTTATGCTGCTGTAGATACAAGAAATTccaatcagaagtggagacagaaaGGCGAAGATGAGGCATCGTACGCACAA GTAAAACAAGAGTCTGTGCGGGAAGGACTGACGTATGCTACGGTAAAATTGTCTGGATCAGCGAAAACAGAAAAGCTCAAGACAAAGAGTAAGGACACGGAATATGCTAAGTTGCAAAGTGCAAAGCCTTAA
- the LOC140740938 gene encoding tyrosine-protein phosphatase non-receptor type substrate 1-like isoform X1, with protein sequence MTAMFLLLFLSLSRITCSDAEEASITVTQMPERQIIWMGRSIIFHCIIPLTYDQSRIEVRWRKQGENEYLQNEVTGRKRLVSKNKGGGYFELLNATIQDSGIYQCVVMRDGKTIGEGDGSDLKVCAAPTPLKFSSRALRNSSATLVLVCETAEFYPRELNITWYKNGAPATTDISTFKQENTEGLFKVSSFFQFPVSTSEVNGTVCICLVQHISLRTPAIAIYTVPNSYRELDGKFKLIWASGCAIGGMAILILLIIAGKKCIFMNKSKHGDTDTADHEDLVEENKILTYAAVDTRNSNQKWRQKGEDEASYAQVKQESVREGLTYATVKLSGSAKTEKLKTKSKDTEYAKLQSAKP encoded by the exons ATGACTGCAATGTTTctgctcttgtttctgtctctctcaaGGATCACTTGCTCAG ATGCTGAAGAAGCTTCGATTACCGTGACACAGATGCCAGAGCGACAGATTATATGGATGGGACgaagcatcattttccattgcATAATCCCTCTTACGTATGACCAGTCAAGAATTGAAGTTCGCTGGCGGAAGCAGGGGGAGAATGAATATCTACAAAATGAAGTTACTGGCAGGAAGAGATTAGTCAGCAAAAATAAAGGAGGGGGCTATTTTGAACTGCTGAACGCGACTATCCAGGATTCGGGAATCTATCAGTGCGTAGTCATGCGTGACGGAAAAACCATTGGAGAAGGAGACGGATCAGATCTGAAAGTGTGCG CTGCTCCAACTCCATTGAAGTTTTCATCCAGGGCACTCAGGAACTCATCTGCGACTTTGGTACTTGTGTGTGAAACGGCTGAGTTTTACCCGAGAGAATTAAATATTACGTGGTATAAAAACGGTGCTCCAGCGACAACAGATATAAGTACCTTTAAACAAGAAAATACTGAAGGGTTGTTTAAAGTTTCCAGTTTCTTCCAGTTTCCAGTTTCCACTTCAGAGGTGAACGGGACTGTTTGCATATGTTTGGTGCAACATATCTCACTAAGGACTCCTGCAATTGCTATCTACACCGTTCCCAATTCTTACCGAG AACTCGATGGCAAATTTAAACTCATCTGGGCTTCTGGATGCGCAATCGGTGGTATGGCAATTTTGATACTTCTAATTATCGCTGGCAAGAAGTGCATTTTCATGAATAAAA GTAAGCACGGAGATACTGATACTGCCGACCATGAAGATTTG GTTGAAGAGAATAAGATACTGACTTATGCTGCTGTAGATACAAGAAATTccaatcagaagtggagacagaaaGGCGAAGATGAGGCATCGTACGCACAA GTAAAACAAGAGTCTGTGCGGGAAGGACTGACGTATGCTACGGTAAAATTGTCTGGATCAGCGAAAACAGAAAAGCTCAAGACAAAGAGTAAGGACACGGAATATGCTAAGTTGCAAAGTGCAAAGCCTTAA